The Terriglobales bacterium genomic sequence CGCTGCCATCAGCGCTGCCGCCGTCTTCGCCCTGGCGCTGGGTTCCTGGTTCACCTATCGCGAGGTGAACATCCGCCGCCTGCTCAACCAGGCGGAGCAGAAGGTCTCTGCCGGCAAGCGCGCTTTCGAGCAGTCGAAGGGCGCCACCGGCAAGGTGCGCAGCGACGACCCCTACCGCGCCCAGATGGTGGCCAGCCTGCAACGCGGTTCCGACCGCGAGTACCGCGCCGCGCTCAACCAGGGCAACAACCTGCTGCTGGAGGTGCTCGACATCGCGCCCAAGAACAACCGGGCGCGACAGCTGCTGGCGGACAACTACATGGAGTTGTGGCGGCTGGCGCTGGCCGAAAAGAATCCTGACCTGATGCAAGCCACGCGCGCCGAAGTATTGCGCTATGCACCCGAGCCCAAGTCGTACCTCGACGAGTTGAACGGCATGGGCAGCGTGAACATCGCGCTCAATCCGCCCGAGACCGAAGCCTATCTGTATTCGTACGAGCTGCTCCAGGCAACCGACAAAGAAGGCAGTGCCCTGGCGACGCGACTGATCCCCGTTCCTTACGACGTCCAGAAGCAGCAGCCGGACCGCGCCTTTCTGGAAGCCGAGCGCGAGCGCGCTAAAACCGGACCGGCGGTGATCGAGCCGGCGCATTCCATCTTCCGCATCGAGCCCATCGCGTCGGTGAAGGTGGGGGTGGGCCGGGTACAGATCCCGGCGCTGGCGCCGGGCAGCTACGTGCTCTTCCTGCATGCCCCGGGCCGGGTGGACATCCGCCTGCCCTTCATGCTGGCGCGCCACGGGAAAGTCGAGCAGAACGTCGAGCTTCCCAAGCCGGAAGACGTGCCGCCCGGGTTCGTGTACGTGGCCGGCGGACAGACGATCGTGGGCGGGGACACTGCGGGGGCACCGCCGCCCCGGGCCGCAACGCTCAAGCCGCTGCTCATCTTCCACGATGAGCTGACCATGCGCGAGTACGCCGAGTTCCTGCAGGACGTGCTCCATCACGGCAAGCCCGGACAGGTGCGGGCTTACCTGCCGCAGGATTTCGGCAAGCCGCTGGCGGTGCTCTCGCCGCATGGGGAGTTGATGCCTCCCGGCGGCAAGCCTTCGGAACGTTTTTCGAACTCGCCGGTGCGGGGCGTTTCCTATAACGCTGCCCTGGCGTACATCGCCTGGCGCAGCCAGCGCGACGGGCTGCCGTATCGCCTGCCGAAGGAGTGGGAGTGGGAGTCTGTGTGCCGCGGGACCGACGGCCGCAAGTTCTCCTGGGGCGAGTTTCCGGGCAAAGGACTCGCGGTCGTCACCCAGGGCTACGGCGACCGTGGCGCCAACATCAGCTGGAAATGGGAGGACTACAAGGATGAGGCGCCCTGGGGCATCGTGCACAACATGGCCGGCGGCGCGGCCGAGTGGACCGACTCCCTCTACGACCCCAAAGCCGCCGCCCAGGACCCGGTCTTCGGCCAGCGCACCATCCGCGGCAATGCGTGGGCGCTGCCTCCGGTCGGGCTGGAGTGCGCCTTCCGCACCTCGGGTCAGCCGGACTATTTCCATCCCACCATCGGCTTCCGCCTGGCGCTGGATTGGCCTTTGAAACGGCTGAGTGGCGCAGGAGCAAGTGCAGCCCACGCGCACTAAGGCCGGTGGCCCACATCTCTGCTAATCGAAGGAGAGGTCCTTGGTGCCCCACGTCTGCCCGGTTTTGGCAGACGTGGGCAACCGACAATCCCAGGAGGCCGGTGGCCCACATCTCTGCTGATCGAAGGAGAGGTCCTCGGTGTCCCACGTCTGCCCGGTTTTGGCAGACGTGGGCGCCGACCTCACCGACAATCCCAGGAGCCCTGTGCTAGGTTTCGCGGCATGCCGTACGGGTTAAAGCGATACCAAGAGTCGCGCCAACCCCATTTCATTACCTTCAGTTGCTATGGGCGCAAGCCATACCTGTCGGGTCCCCGCGTCGCGGAGCTGTTCGTGCGTTGTTTGGAACAGATCCGAAAGAGGTATGGATTCCGCGTGTATGGATACGTGGTCATGCCCGAGCATGTACACCTGCTGGTTTCCGAACCCGACGTGCACCTTTTGAGTACAGCGATCCAGGCACTGAAGATCGCGGTGTCGCGACGAGCGTCGTCGGCGGGATGGCGGCAGCCTCAGCCGTTCTGGCAGAAGCGCTATTACGACCACAACGTGCGCAACGCGGTCAGCTTCGAGAATAAGCTGCGTTATCTTCACCGCAACCCCGTGACACGCGGGTTGTGCAAGGACCCGTTCGACTGGCCCTGGAGCAGCTTTCGCCATTACTGGAGGGCGGAACGCGGCGTGGTGGAGATTGAATCGGAGTGGACGGCGGTGCGGAGGAGTGGTCGAGACCCACATCTGCCAAAAGCGGGCAGATGTGGGGCACCGTCAAGTTGGGAGTGGTTCGGATGGGAGAACTGACAGGTGTAGGCCACCGGCCAATAACGCATCTCAAGGCGTAGACTCATAGGTTTATGGACACCCAAACCACGAACGCCCTGGCCAACGCCTCCTCCGCCTACCTGCGCTCGGCCATGCACCAGCCCATCCGCTGGCATGAGTGGGGGGACGAGGCCTTCGACCTCGCCAAGCGCGAGAACAAGCCCATCCTGCTGGATATCGGGGCGGTCTGGTGCCATTGGTGTCACGTGATGGACCGCGAGTCGTATGACGACCCGATGGTGGCGCACCTCATCAACGAGCGCTTTGTCGCCATCAAGGTGGACCGCGACGAGCGTCCCGACATCGACTCTCGCTACCAGGCGGCGGTGCAGGCGATCAGCGGGCAAGGCGGATGGCCGCTTACCGCGTTCCTGACTCCCGACGGCCGGCCGTTCTTCGGCGGTACCTATTTCCCTCCCGACGACCACTTCGGCCGTCCCGGCTTCAAGCGCGTACTGCAGGCCATCGCCGACGCCTTCCAGCAGAAGAACGCCGAGGTGAACGAGCAGGCGGGCATGGTGATGAACGCTATCGCGCACGCCGAGACTTTCGCCGGGCGCTCGGGGCGGATTTCGCCGAGGATCCCGGAGAGCATCGTGGACTCGGCGCTGCACATGTTCGAC encodes the following:
- a CDS encoding bifunctional serine/threonine-protein kinase/formylglycine-generating enzyme family protein — encoded protein: MPAAPATKYAISGKLGQGGVGEVLLVEDRDLERSVAMKRLLPQPGGTVAEDTLTRFLREAQTTGQLEHPNIVPVHDVGLDSQGQLYFTLKYVRGLSLRQVIRGRERNERLEKNGPFFRDTYTPRKMLEILIGVCQGIAFAHSKRVIHRDLKPENIMLGKFGEVLVMDWGLAKTLSPVTRQEMDSAKTVLIGSPSAEASLTMEGAIAGTPAYMAPEQAEGRISELDERTDIYALGAMLYEILSGKAPYEGGDAMEVLRRVRKEPPPRLLVGAHGFKPIPRELKAICEKAMQRRPEDRYRSASAMLRDLEAYLDDRPVSACPDSALQRLGKWARRNRRQVGAAAISAAAVFALALGSWFTYREVNIRRLLNQAEQKVSAGKRAFEQSKGATGKVRSDDPYRAQMVASLQRGSDREYRAALNQGNNLLLEVLDIAPKNNRARQLLADNYMELWRLALAEKNPDLMQATRAEVLRYAPEPKSYLDELNGMGSVNIALNPPETEAYLYSYELLQATDKEGSALATRLIPVPYDVQKQQPDRAFLEAERERAKTGPAVIEPAHSIFRIEPIASVKVGVGRVQIPALAPGSYVLFLHAPGRVDIRLPFMLARHGKVEQNVELPKPEDVPPGFVYVAGGQTIVGGDTAGAPPPRAATLKPLLIFHDELTMREYAEFLQDVLHHGKPGQVRAYLPQDFGKPLAVLSPHGELMPPGGKPSERFSNSPVRGVSYNAALAYIAWRSQRDGLPYRLPKEWEWESVCRGTDGRKFSWGEFPGKGLAVVTQGYGDRGANISWKWEDYKDEAPWGIVHNMAGGAAEWTDSLYDPKAAAQDPVFGQRTIRGNAWALPPVGLECAFRTSGQPDYFHPTIGFRLALDWPLKRLSGAGASAAHAH
- a CDS encoding transposase; translated protein: MPYGLKRYQESRQPHFITFSCYGRKPYLSGPRVAELFVRCLEQIRKRYGFRVYGYVVMPEHVHLLVSEPDVHLLSTAIQALKIAVSRRASSAGWRQPQPFWQKRYYDHNVRNAVSFENKLRYLHRNPVTRGLCKDPFDWPWSSFRHYWRAERGVVEIESEWTAVRRSGRDPHLPKAGRCGAPSSWEWFGWEN
- a CDS encoding DUF255 domain-containing protein: MDTQTTNALANASSAYLRSAMHQPIRWHEWGDEAFDLAKRENKPILLDIGAVWCHWCHVMDRESYDDPMVAHLINERFVAIKVDRDERPDIDSRYQAAVQAISGQGGWPLTAFLTPDGRPFFGGTYFPPDDHFGRPGFKRVLQAIADAFQQKNAEVNEQAGMVMNAIAHAETFAGRSGRISPRIPESIVDSALHMFDATNGGFGSAPKFPHPAALDLCIDRFVRGGDAQVRQLVDVTLTKMAKGGVYDQLAGGFHRYSVDERWVVPHFEKMSYDNSELLKNYVHAYQALGTPFFWHVARDIIRWMDEWLSDRERGGFFGSQDADIDLRDDGDHFTWTL